In Capricornis sumatraensis isolate serow.1 chromosome 16, serow.2, whole genome shotgun sequence, a genomic segment contains:
- the LOC138093027 gene encoding cytosolic iron-sulfur assembly component 2A-like isoform X1: MERVSGLLSWTLSRFLWLSGLSERGAARQPRIMEEKALEVYDLIRTIRDPEKPNTLEELEVVTESCVEVQEINEDDYLVIIRFTPTVPHCSLATLIGLCLRVKLKRCLPFKHKLEIYISEGTHSTEEDINKQINDKERVAAAMENPNLREIVEQCVLEPD, translated from the coding sequence ATGGAGCGGGTGTCCGGACTACTCTCTTGGACGCTGAGCAGATTCCTGTGGCTCTCGGGCCTCTCTGAGCGGGGAGCTGCCCGGCAGCCCCGGATCATGGAAGAGAAAGCGCTAGAAGTTTATGATTTGATTCGAACCATCCGGGATCCAGAGAAGCCCAATACTTTAGAAGAACTGGAAGTGGTAACGGAAAGTTGTGTGGAGGTTCAGGAGATTAATGAAGACGACTATTTGGTTATTATAAGGTTCACGCCAACAGTACCTCATTGCTCTTTGGCGACTCTTATTGGGCTGTGCTTAAGAGTAAAACTTAAGCGGTGTTTACCGTTTAAACATAAGTTGGAAATCTACATTTCTGAAGGAACCCACTCAACAGAGGAAGATATCAACAAGCAGATAAATGACAAAGAGCGAGTGGCGGCTGCCATGGAGAACCCCAACTTACGGGAAATCGTGGAACAGTGTGTCCTGGAACCTGACTGA
- the LOC138093027 gene encoding cytosolic iron-sulfur assembly component 2A-like isoform X2 has translation MERVSGLLSWTLSRFLWLSGLSERGAARQPRIMEEKALEVYDLIRTIRDPEKPNTLEELEVVTESCVEVQEINEDDYLVIIRFTPTVPHCSLATLIVGNLHF, from the exons ATGGAGCGGGTGTCCGGACTACTCTCTTGGACGCTGAGCAGATTCCTGTGGCTCTCGGGCCTCTCTGAGCGGGGAGCTGCCCGGCAGCCCCGGATCATGGAAGAGAAAGCGCTAGAAGTTTATGATTTGATTCGAACCATCCGGGATCCAGAGAAGCCCAATACTTTAGAAGAACTGGAAGTGGTAACGGAAAGTTGTGTGGAGGTTCAGGAGATTAATGAAGACGACTATTTGGTTATTATAAGGTTCACGCCAACAGTACCTCATTGCTCTTTGGCGACTCTTAT AGTTGGAAATCTACATTTCTGA